The following coding sequences are from one Notolabrus celidotus isolate fNotCel1 unplaced genomic scaffold, fNotCel1.pri scaffold_357_arrow_ctg1, whole genome shotgun sequence window:
- the LOC117809695 gene encoding activin receptor type-2B-like codes for MLPFEEEAGQHPSLEDLQDVVVHKKLRPVFKELWLKHSGLAQICETVEECWDHDAEARLSAGCVEERISQVRRLNATIAPPTSDHNHHALLVSTLPPVPMVTNVDLPPKESSI; via the exons ATGCTGCCGTTTGAGGAGGAGGCCGGTCAGCACCCGTCCCTGGAGGACCTGCAGGACGTCGTTGTCCACAAGAAGCTGAGACCGGTCTTCAAAGAGCTCTGGCTCAAACACAGC GGTCTGGCTCAGATCTGTGAGACCGTGGAGGAGTGCTGGGACCACGACGCCGAGGCTCGATTGTCGGCCGGCTGCGTGGAGGAGAGGATCTCGCAGGTCCGCCGGCTCAACGCCACCATCGCCCCGCCTACCTCTGACCACAACCACCACGCCCTGCTGGTCTCCACCCTGCCCCCTGTTCCCATGGTTACCAACGTAGACCTACCGCCCAAAGAGTCCAGTATATGA